taaaattttgactAACTATATAATATTAACTTCGATttgatacatatatatttttggtcggattgatttgatacatatgaaattttgattttgatcaaattatacatattcaaaaataaataaatctactttttttttcttaatgggcaaatataattatttttatgtataaaaaaagggtaaactacactagtagtcacccaactattagtaaatttctttggTGGTCACTCAAtaatgaaaagttacaaaacggTCACCCAACTATttgatttcttttccttttttggtcATCGGTTGTTAAATGACTAATGGAAAAATGATGTGTCagcttttaaaattaacataatagcaactttaacccttaacatttatacattgtattAATTTAGTCTTATCTTAAAGGAAAATAGCTCTCAATGTTTGCACATTACctaattttatactatttttaacatgaaaatataattcaatacacaatgtgtaaattagaaacaaagaacaaatgtattttttaaaaatcttgttTATTATTAAACTATATAATCCCTAAATACATTGCTTTCCTTGTACTTCAAATGGTTAAAATTTATTATCTCTCAATGataattaactcattttatgTTTGCTTGAGCTAGTTGTCTTAATGAAGTAAatcaaagtttattttttttgaaattattagaCATAAATTTGGGTTGAATTAATGAAGTGGATACTTTTTATTTTCAAGGAATTGAATTGGctattttccaaaatttgagtcattttgtttcttcttgtTGTTCTTCATTTTTCCATTAAGTTGGATGCAAGAATGACATCTTAAAGGGTCAAAGTGGTAGTACTCTAATCACTCCTATTTACCATCGTAATCCGTCATTTGTTGTCAGCACTGGTGTCCAATAATATAAGTTCATTCATGTCTCTTTTTGAACTCCTGAGTCCCAAGCCGTTCATCTTATCCATTCTCCATGCTTGGCTAAGTGAGTGCAAATCTTATGAAATCGATGAATAGTGAACAACGAAAACTAGATCATCTCGATTGTTAGTGTTCAATCCACTAGTGGAGAATCAGAGtatcaaaagaaaagaatgagaaaaagtgaaaactacaattttgggtttttgggtgttttcattttttatattcattctttctttatctattttagtttatattttttaacttttcaagtgGAATGGccataaagaaaagtaaaattacaaaaaatgattaaattacacaatgtgtaaatgagagttaaatttttttagaattaagactaaatAAATACGATGTATAAATATCTAAGAGATAAAGTTACTATTATGTCAGTTTTAAAAGCCAGCACTTCATTTTTAGCGACAAGTGACCGATAAAAAATTAAgtagttaaataaattattttgactaaaaaaaattagaataacaattaataataatataaatgatacctacaccatgtttggttgggtgtattggctatgccaatacacccctaatcggtgggccccactaATCCCTCTTTATTCCGtcgtttggttcaatgtattgctAATACGCGTGTAATACATTACTTTTctaatcggtgaaaaccaccgatttCTAATCCCTCTCTTTTGCCCAGATTAGATGCCTCTTCAGTTTcccctccctgttttaccctctgCCTCAACCCGAGTCCAACTCCATTTTCTTCTTCACTTTCAACCCAGATCAAATCTGCCTCTATTTCTAAAACTAAAGAGAACCCTTTTTCTTCTTCACCATCTTTCATCTTTGTATCAATCTTTTCCCTTTCGATTTTCTTAAATTCTGTGGTTTCAATCTTTGATGCTTTCAGTTCAAAAGATCGGGTGGGGACGGTGCTCCAGTTACAAGTGCTCTCACTTGCTCTGCTCTTCTTGCTTTACTCTGCTTTGGGTCTTTTAAATAATAAGAAAGGTTCATACTTTTGGCCTGATCCTGTTCTTGAATTAGTTCTGCTTTTAGCTTTTGTTGAAGAATTTTTGTTGTATTACTTGCAAAGAAAGGATACAAGTGGGATTGAGAATAGATATTTTGATCCTTTATGTGTTCCCATAGCAATTTGTGTGGTTTCAACAATGTTAGAATTGAGATCTAACAGGTCCATTTACTCGAAATCGGTACGAGGTATTGGGTTGATTTTACACGGAACATGATTTGTGCAAATGGGATTTTCATTTTACACTAATTTGATGGTTCATGGATGTAGCTTACATGAAAAAAGTAGAGGGAATTATACTATTAAATGCAGAAGTCACCCTGATTATCATAGAGCAAGGTTTATTGCCACATTGCAATTCAATTGCCATCTTGCTTTGCTTGTGGTTCTGGTTGTTGGGATGTTATCGCTTATTGGCAAAAGAAACGGTGTTGTTGTTGGTGCTTCAGGGGATGGTTTGCGGTATAAGCCATTAGGGGCTGAAATATAGCTAATGGATAGTAATGGGGGGAATTTCACTTTGGATTCCAATGATGATCTCGATAGTGGGATTAAAGAAGAAGATGGTTTGGTGAAAGAGAAGTCGGCTGTTGTGGAATTGGGTGGTAATGGCCATGCTTCACATGTCTGAGGTAAACATTTAGTGGTTTCTTTCGGATAGCTGGCTGAAAAGCATTGtaattttattcttttgtaaTGATATTAGTTAATAAGTGATGATTGACTTTGCATAAACTAAAATATACCCGTTTGTTTGTTGTTTTGGTCAATGAGATTTGAGTTCTATTTCGTGTTCTATCTGATTTTGATTCTCGTATGTTAATGTAGTTTTCGAGTTTAAAAATTGTATTGAGTGGTTGCCTATATCATAGTATTTGACATGATTGTAATTCCTTTGGATAGTTGAACCTTTTCCAATATCTAGTCATACTTTGGATAGTTAAATGGCATTCGGCACTTGTATATATTTGGAGAGTCATACTTCATAgttcatgcccatatttgaatgatgtttatattttaaaaacttctaAATAATGTTTATTTTGCACTGGTTTGTCATACTGGTCGGGTATTTGTTCTATTCTCATTTCCTGACAATTAAGTATTTAAGTCGTATCTGCTCTCAGTAGGATGGCTATCTTATGTAGAACAAATCGGGATGCTCATCTTgcagttctttttcttttccctctaTATTCCACtgttcttttatttccaaataaATGGCATTTACTTTGTTGCAATTAACTCGCAGATAACTAAGCAAATTCAGGCTGTTAACGAGGTTTACAAGTTTCACAATCTTCCCGAGTTCTATAAGGGCTGTGCCGTTATAATTAATTGCCAAGTCTAATCAATACTTCATAAAATGCAGAGCAATGATCTTATTCTTTGACATTGACCCAAATACCCAACAGGTATGCTATGCctttactttctacatcattacATCTATTCTAACAAAGAAATTGTTTGGGATTAAGCTTTGGGTTGTGTTGGCTATCACTAGAGCTTCTGGATTGTTAAAGAAATTGCTGGTTTTGATTAATTACATCTATGGTCTGTCCAATAGGAGGATTGAATTGCTTTGCACGTCATCAAGGTCTTTTCTTTTAGAGTTTCTAGTTTGCTTGAGCTTAAAATGTGGATGTGTTTTAGTAGCATTTTGTCTTTATATGTTTCTTACAAAAGTTCCTCTTATGTGCCTTTTACTTTTGTGAATCATGAGGATATTGATGGAACTTGAGCTTCAGTTTAGGTTTCTGGATTGGAGTGTTTCTCCTTGTATTAGGGCTGTTAATACCACCCTGTGTTTATCTCAAAGCTAAAGATACGAGGTGTCAAACTACATTTCTTTCTGCTTTCATTTAAATGGGGCCTGCTTGCTACTGCTGCCATTACTGTATTGAAAACCTTGTTTCTATAGGAAGTCTCCAATGATACCGTAATGTTGTTACTGACTATTATTGCAGTGAGTGTTGGAGCATTTCGGAATTAGTTCGTTTGATTAGTGCTTTTTTTTTGCCTCATATTTTGTGTAGATAGCTGTTCTGACTTGCTTGAGCATCATATGTTTCATGTATGTTGAGTGCATTCGTTCAGTCCCTATATTGTGAGCCAAAAATTGGAGGTTATGCTATTTCACTGCTGCTGCTGTTGGCGCTGCTAACTATGAATTCtatttttatcttgaaaacaggTTGTGGTGGTTGATCCAGAGGCGTATACCTATGACGATGAGGTGCTAAAGAAAGCTGAAGCTATGGGCAAGCCAGGTCTTGTGGAGATATATGCCAAAGAAGACAGTTTCATCTTTACAGTTGAATCCACTGGTGTGATCAAAGCTTCTCAGTTGGTTCTTAATGCTATAGAAATCTTGAAACAGAAGCTGGATGCAGTTCGCCTGTCTGAGGATACTGTGGAAGCTGATGATCAGTTTGGTGAACTAGGTGCCCATATGCAATGAGGATGATCTGCTTGTAATTAAGAACTAGCCATTGACATTTGTAGGTTTCAGAAAAGGCGTGTTTACATCTAACTAACTACCTTTTGTTTAAAACTCTTGAGATATTTTGGGTAGAACAGACTACTTGTTTTCCTCGATGAAAATTGTCAGCTATATGCCATCTGTTTTAAACTTAAAAGCCAGCAAAGCATGGACTGGCAAATCTTACTTGTTTTGAACCGATACAGTTGAAactaaattttacttaatttatgtaaatcTTGGCGGTCCAAGAAttctcttatcaacttaaacaTGAAACAAGCCAAAATAATACAATGACACGTTTAATAATCGTCTTCCTTGGCACGTATGTTTGGAACTCGGATTGAGTGTTTATGCAGattataattctcaagttatattttgattttagtaaattcatataagaacattttattattaagaattttatggaattatatatcattattaaattatatttaatattaattattttaaattgtataaattcatataagaaaatttattatcaagaattttatgaaattatatattattattaaattatatgtaataataattattttaaattatacaaattcatataagataatttattagttataattattttaaattttattaaatcatatattttaattaaaatatatttaatattaattatttcaaattatcttttatagtatcatatattatgatttgagtaaattcatataagaatattaattattaagaattttattaaattatatattttaattataatatatttaataataattatgttaatttatattttatagtatcatatattatgatttgagtaaattcatataagaatattgattattaagaattttattaaattatatattttaattaaaatatatttaataataattatgtttaaatatgattaaattatttattattgataataataatattattaaaatttaaataacaataacaataatcatttaccaaaacaaatttatgctaagggtattctagtcattttagttttttccattatgctattacacctctattctattcaaccaatcacaagattactattacgcctctattccattacattcaaccaaacagtggattagctattacacctctaatccaatacacctctaatcccaatacacctctaatccaacacagcgaaccaaacgcacccctagtttttgaagttttaacAAGAAAAAAGAATCCAAATATTGTTTAACGAAATTGCCATAAAATCAATTGTGAGTATAAGAATGTCAGCACTGACGTGATACGGCGATTGTTTCAAATACGTGTAATAAAATCACGAAATTGCCATTTACCTGTCTGCCCCCAAAAGAAAAACCCCAGAGGAATTTTTAAAAACCAAAAACACGAACAACCCAACAAAATTGACGAGTTGACCACTCACGTCTCCACCGAGCCACCACCGCCCCATTACTCGCTCCTCctcttttcttgctttcttttAAACATCTATTTCTCTTTTTGGGTTCTTTCTAATCACTTGCCATTCGATCCGAATGTACAATTCCAAATCATCCCTGTTACTCCTACTCTTTCTCATCAATTCCTTCATCTTCTTCTGCAATGCGGATTCCGGTACAAAATGCTCCAACACGAGCTCCCTAATCGGCTTCGAATCCAATTTCACCATGGTCCAACACCAACTGAGAGGCCATTTCAAAATCCTCGATGATTGTTCTTTCCAAGTGTCCAGATTTGACATGTTATCCGGTTCTTCCGACGTCGTTTTCTGGGGGGCGGTCGCCGTCGACTTCTCTAACATCACCCGTGGGTTCCCGATCTCCGATCACCGCCTCAACCAAACAACTTACAAAAACGCGTCGTTTTCGATCCAATTACTCCCCAACGTCACCTGGGACCAGATCAAAGTTCTCTCCGTCTGGGACGTCACCACGTTATCGGACTTTGGCCACCTCACCCTCCCCACCAACGGGTCGGATTTTTATCCAAGCAGGGTACATACAATGTTCGATAACTGCAAGAACTTGTCGGGTAATTATAGGGTTCGGTGGAGTTTGAATGTGGAGGACAACTGGATTGAGATCGGGCTAGAAGCGGCTACCAAGACGATGAATTACATGGCGTTTGGCTGGGCGAATCCGAAAGGAACCAAGGAGCTGATGTTAGGAGCAGACATCGCGGTAGCGGCTTTTACGGAGGAAGGTAggccctttgttgatgatttttacattacGAGTTATAGTGAGTGTATGTTGCATGGTAAAGATGGTTCAGCCGTAGGTGTTTGTCCTGATGTAGTTTATGAGAATACCACCAACGGCATGACGCTAAATAATACTAAGTTGGTTTATGGACATAGGAGAGATGGGGTTTCCTTTATTAGGTTTAGGAAACCATTGAATTCGTCGGATGATAAATACGATTTGCCTGTGAATCCTACCGAGGAAATGACGGTTATTTGGGCATTAGGGTTGATGAAACCGCCTGATACTATCCGGCCATATTATTTGCCCCAAAATCACGGGGGTCCAATGATGGTTGCATATGGACATTTGAGGCTTAATGCTTCAGAGAATGTGGATGATTGTTTTGGGCCATTGGATGCTGATGATAAGCAGGACCAAGATTTGATTATTGCCAGTGCAAAAGTTCCGCTTGTTGTTACGACTGGGGAGGCGTTGCATTATCCAAATCCACCAAATCCATCAAAGGTTTTGTATATTAATAAGAAGGAGGCTCCAGTTTTGAGAGTGGAAAGAGGGGTTCCTGTGAAGTTTTCAGTGCAGACAGGTCATAATGTTGCTTTGTATATTACTTCTGATTATCTAGGTGGGAATGCAACATTGAGGAATGCGACTGAGACTATTTATTCTGGTGGGCCAGAAGCAGAAGGAGTCATGGCAAGCCCTTACGAATTGGTTTGGGCTCCCGATAGGAATACCCCTGATCAAGTGTTTTATCAGTCATTATACCAGCCCAAGATGGGGTGGAGAGTCGAAGTTGTTGATGGTGGTCTTTCTGATATGTATAACAATAGCGTGTTTTTAGATGATCAGCAAGTTACTTTCTTTTGGACAATATCTAAGGATTCAATATCTATTGCAGCCCGTGGTGAAAAGAAGAGTGGCTATCTAGCTATAGCTTTTGGTGGTGAGATGGTGAATAGCTATGCTTATGTGGGCTGGATTGACAATGCCGGAAAAGGGCGTCTAAATACATATTGGATTGATGGAAAGGATGCCTCAAATGTGCATCTGACGAATGAGAACTTGACGCATGTCAGGTGCAAGTCAGAAAATGGCATCATTACTTTTGAATTCACACGCCCCTTTAATCCATCATGCAGTAGTCATGATAAGAAGAAAGAGTGCAAGAACATTCTTGATCCAACAACTCCTCTTAGAGTAGTTTGGGCAATGGGTGCTAAGTGGTCTGAGCATCTTAGTGAGAGAAATATGCATTCTGTCACGAGTCAAAGGCCTGTGCGTGTGATGCTTATGCGCGGTTCTTCTGAGGCTGAGCAAGATTTACGACCGGTATTAGCTGTACATGGATTTATGATGTTCCTCGCATGGGGTATTCTACTTCCTGGTGGAATATTGGCTGCTAGATACCTTAAACATGTAAAAGGTGATGGATGGTACCAAATTCATGTTTACTTACAGTATTCGGGATTAGCAATTATCCTACTTGCCGTTCTTTTTGCTGTTGCTGAACTTCATGGTTTCTTTGTTAGCTCATTACATGTTAAGTTTGGGATTGCTGCTATATTTTGTGCCTGTGTACAACCAGTGAATGCATACCTCAGGCCTAAGAAACCTGATCATGGTGTGGAGGCTTCCTCAAATAGGATTATTTGGGAATATTTCCATGTAAATGTTGGCAGAGGTGCCATTGTTGTAGGAATAGCAGCGCTTTTCACTGGAATGAAGCATTTAGGAGAAAGATATAAAGGAGAAAATGTCCATGGACTTAGCTGGGCATTAATAATTTGGTTCTTGATAGGTGCACTGATAGTCATTTATTTGGAGTATCGAGAAAGACAGCGAAGGAGGGACCGGTTTTTAGGAAGGGGCAAGTGGGTCCTAGGCAATGTTGAAGAAGACGATTCTGTTGACCTTTTAAACCCACACCATGCTTCCGCACGAACAGGTTCACAGAATTCTGGACTAATGGAAGTTCAGTTAGAGCCATTGAGCAGatgaatttattgatgcatatatatatatatttctgttTTTGGATATAAAAGCACAATTCTTCGCCAGTTTCGGGAGTTTCCTACAAACACTGAGTTTAGCAGAgctgtttcttttctttgacGGATTTCCCCGGGATGGGTTTACTGTATGAGAATTTTTTTTCTGCCTCCCAACGCCTCCTGTGAAGATCAATTTGTGTACAGCATGTATTTTGTACACTTGATACTCCTCATAGCATAGTGGAAGGATTTATCAGTTTACCGGAACCTCATTTCTGAGTGAAAGGTACCTTACTTCGTTTTCAGATGAGATCAGTCATTAGATTGTCTAGTTTTCTTTCACAATACTTGCAAATGATACATGGATCTTCTAACAATACAATCTAGTCTCTTTTCCAGTAATAGTTCATGGTGCATGTGTTATTTCTGATATCAATGATGTTTCTTTTATCTTTGGTCTTGGAATTTAAAGGCTCTTGATAAATTGCATTTTGCTCCTTTTACTAAAAAACaggtaaattaatttttgtatgttaGATGAAATTGgccttttttgttaaaaattttacccttttgtattattaaaaatttgcGTGGGTGATAAAATAATCAGATAATGATGTCTAGCGTGCTACATGTACTTTGTATCAATATACAAAGATTAGTAtttaacaatagaaattgattAAAAAGAAATTTGTAGTACTTTTGTATTAATGTTGTCACATTAGTTGAGGAAATCCTTAATTCTATTGCCAAAGTGAGTCCATAACTTGTTCACCAGTTCTTCTGTCAATGAATATAATAATGTCACCATCATGAATTGCAAATTTGAGATGATTGTAAGAGattaaatacatataatattattCTTTTCTGTTTAGAAAAGAAAGCATTTGAACGTGCTGTTGTCTTTGTCAGAAAGATGGGCAGAATCTAATTTATCAGCCGAAATATGTGACTTTTTTCTTGGTTAATGCTATATGGAATTAGGACTTAGTTGATTGAAGATTCCACAAATATGTGGGGGAtttggaatttgatttttctGTTAAGAACTAAAAATGATACGTTTTCAAGAAAACCCAACCAAGATTGACATTTTCTTTAAGTTGGTCAAATCTTAACAGTGATTGGTCAAATGAGAAGAAACTTTGCATAACAATGGTGAGATAGTTTTGGTGGGTTAATTAGTTAAACTGAATTGAATGGAACTGATTTAGTTGAGTTAATTTAGTTTTtgatttatttggtaattaaTCAAATATGTAAACCCCAACTCAAAAGTTCATCATTAGATAAAAAAGGTTAAACGGGCAAAGTTGTTTTCCAGTTATTGTGGCCTGTTTAAACTCAATTGGGAATAACTACCGTAAGACTTAAAAAGTAGAAACCTAAACCCAGAAGTTTTCATGTGTTTGAAGTAACAATGATTTTTCCTATAATCCATATTCAACCATTCAATGTATTTTTACATCCCCAATCCCCAAAACCATTTCATATTTAGCCGCAGAGtggatgaaaaaaaattatataataaatatatttattaaagattatataaaaataattgatgtttgtaaaattcattattcattatatattgttttaaatataaatctcattatgatcaaattttttattgatttatcatataagaaagataaatattttttaaaaatataatataatttatatatatgatagaatattttaataatctcTATAACCCTTTCTTTTTtaagatttgaattttaaaattaaaaaaatgaaagatagTCCGAAGTTGATGGTACGGAACTAGATTTTTTATCAAGTCAAAGTCTTATTGTCCCAATATTTGTTCATACTTAAAGCTCTCAACAAGTGATTGGAAAAACTAGAATTTAGTTTCTTTCTCAAGCATTAAGTCAGATTGTGAGAAATTTATCTCAATATTGCTTTCAGCCCGAATAAAACTAGTTTTAAATCATTAAATAAATGAGAACacttataattaaaaaaagacttaatatatcatttgataCTTGAGTTTAACACTTGTTTTTCTAATGTGGTacctatgttatttttttatccaatttggtacatatatttgacaaaagttatatattttggtacctaaagGTAGTgatgttaactttttagtgtttagtTCTGGTTTTAGGACTGaattgataaaagttaattgCCAATGTttttaggtttgaatttttcatgattttgttaataaaataaatgttacgCCCcaaaatgttagttaaattttcaAGTTAAATTTGTAACTGTAggaattcttttaattttctgtttgaACGTGTAGTTAGGCTTCTATTTGGGCTTGATCTGTCACAATGTCGTAAACTAAATTGATACCTAcacaagtatcgatacctttttttATAGGTACTGATACATTCGTATTTCCTAGTGTGAGAAACCCTAATATGTCGAAAACCCTAAGTATATAAGCCTATTTTTGCTAGGTCGACCcctctttttcattttcctttgcTTTGTGTCACCCCAAACCGTAAATTCTCTATTTCTCTtccattttctctcttttctctcccTTACGTcatcccctctcttttccattctcttctcctctc
The genomic region above belongs to Gossypium hirsutum isolate 1008001.06 chromosome D05, Gossypium_hirsutum_v2.1, whole genome shotgun sequence and contains:
- the LOC107897261 gene encoding cytochrome b561, DM13 and DOMON domain-containing protein At5g54830 — protein: MYNSKSSLLLLLFLINSFIFFCNADSGTKCSNTSSLIGFESNFTMVQHQLRGHFKILDDCSFQVSRFDMLSGSSDVVFWGAVAVDFSNITRGFPISDHRLNQTTYKNASFSIQLLPNVTWDQIKVLSVWDVTTLSDFGHLTLPTNGSDFYPSRVHTMFDNCKNLSGNYRVRWSLNVEDNWIEIGLEAATKTMNYMAFGWANPKGTKELMLGADIAVAAFTEEGRPFVDDFYITSYSECMLHGKDGSAVGVCPDVVYENTTNGMTLNNTKLVYGHRRDGVSFIRFRKPLNSSDDKYDLPVNPTEEMTVIWALGLMKPPDTIRPYYLPQNHGGPMMVAYGHLRLNASENVDDCFGPLDADDKQDQDLIIASAKVPLVVTTGEALHYPNPPNPSKVLYINKKEAPVLRVERGVPVKFSVQTGHNVALYITSDYLGGNATLRNATETIYSGGPEAEGVMASPYELVWAPDRNTPDQVFYQSLYQPKMGWRVEVVDGGLSDMYNNSVFLDDQQVTFFWTISKDSISIAARGEKKSGYLAIAFGGEMVNSYAYVGWIDNAGKGRLNTYWIDGKDASNVHLTNENLTHVRCKSENGIITFEFTRPFNPSCSSHDKKKECKNILDPTTPLRVVWAMGAKWSEHLSERNMHSVTSQRPVRVMLMRGSSEAEQDLRPVLAVHGFMMFLAWGILLPGGILAARYLKHVKGDGWYQIHVYLQYSGLAIILLAVLFAVAELHGFFVSSLHVKFGIAAIFCACVQPVNAYLRPKKPDHGVEASSNRIIWEYFHVNVGRGAIVVGIAALFTGMKHLGERYKGENVHGLSWALIIWFLIGALIVIYLEYRERQRRRDRFLGRGKWVLGNVEEDDSVDLLNPHHASARTGSQNSGLMEVQLEPLSR